One part of the Streptomyces sp. NBC_00286 genome encodes these proteins:
- a CDS encoding DUF881 domain-containing protein, translating into MSNQDETDKTTEKAPKATPENPLRKKLPEEVQAEARETPNGEAPQTSSQEPESEASESPEAEPEQPEPPLSGRQRLVNGLWPPRLSRAQFIVALLLFGLGFGLAVQVASNSDGGGALRGARQEDLVRILDELDDRTQRLEEEKQGLEDQRTELENSSDQAEEARKQTVEKEKQLGILAGTVAAQGPGITLTIDDTKGAVEADMLLDAIQELRAAGSEAIQVNGVRVVASTYLTDASGGGVSVDGNKISAPYRFKVIGKPQDLEPALNIPGGVVQTLEKEQATVTVERSDKIIVDALRPAKQPDYARSSSQ; encoded by the coding sequence ATGAGCAACCAGGACGAGACCGACAAGACCACCGAGAAGGCCCCCAAGGCGACCCCCGAGAACCCGCTGCGCAAGAAGCTGCCCGAAGAGGTGCAGGCTGAGGCCCGGGAGACGCCGAACGGCGAGGCACCTCAGACGTCGAGTCAGGAGCCGGAAAGCGAAGCCTCCGAGTCACCGGAGGCCGAGCCGGAGCAGCCCGAGCCCCCACTGTCCGGTCGTCAGCGGCTGGTGAACGGTCTGTGGCCGCCACGTCTCTCGCGTGCGCAGTTCATCGTCGCCCTCCTGCTGTTCGGTCTTGGCTTCGGCCTGGCCGTTCAGGTGGCGTCCAACAGCGACGGCGGCGGCGCGCTGCGCGGCGCGCGTCAGGAAGATCTCGTACGCATCCTCGATGAACTGGATGACCGAACTCAGCGTCTGGAAGAGGAGAAGCAGGGTCTCGAAGATCAGCGCACCGAGCTGGAGAACAGCTCGGACCAGGCCGAGGAGGCCCGCAAGCAGACGGTCGAGAAGGAGAAGCAACTCGGCATACTCGCGGGCACCGTGGCGGCACAGGGGCCTGGCATCACGCTGACCATCGACGACACGAAGGGGGCGGTCGAGGCCGACATGCTGCTCGACGCGATCCAGGAACTGCGGGCGGCCGGATCGGAGGCGATCCAGGTCAACGGCGTACGGGTCGTCGCCAGCACCTACTTGACGGACGCGAGCGGAGGCGGAGTGAGCGTCGACGGGAACAAGATCAGCGCGCCCTATCGTTTCAAGGTCATCGGCAAGCCACAGGACCTCGAACCGGCACTCAACATCCCCGGCGGAGTGGTGCAGACTCTGGAGAAGGAGCAGGCCACTGTCACGGTGGAACGCTCCGACAAGATCATCGTTGATGCCTTGCGACCGGCGAAGCAGCCTGACTACGCTCGGTCGTCCTCCCAGTGA
- a CDS encoding small basic family protein — protein sequence MIAVLGLVVGVVAGLLVRPEVPAVVEPYLPIAVVAALDAVFGGLRAMLDGIFDDKVFVVSFLSNVVVAALIVFLGDKLGVGAQLSTGVVVVLGIRIFSNAAAIRRHVFRA from the coding sequence GTGATCGCCGTACTGGGCCTCGTCGTGGGAGTCGTGGCTGGATTGCTGGTCCGTCCCGAAGTTCCGGCGGTGGTCGAGCCGTACCTCCCGATCGCCGTGGTCGCGGCGCTCGACGCCGTGTTCGGCGGGCTGCGCGCGATGCTCGACGGCATCTTCGACGACAAGGTCTTCGTGGTGTCCTTCCTCTCCAACGTCGTGGTGGCCGCGCTGATCGTCTTCCTGGGCGACAAGCTCGGCGTCGGCGCTCAGCTGTCCACGGGCGTCGTGGTCGTCCTCGGCATCCGCATCTTCTCCAACGCCGCGGCGATCCGTCGGCACGTATTCCGGGCGTGA
- a CDS encoding PRC-barrel domain-containing protein: MQTDIDPRNLIGRKAFDRDGHKIGTVDEVYLDDATGTPEWAAIRTGMFGRDAFVPLEPSELVEGALRIPFDRALIKDAPDFGVGRHLSPEQELQLYHHYGLDVTPPSPPPDRDFGHLAGSDES; the protein is encoded by the coding sequence GTGCAGACCGACATCGATCCGCGCAACCTGATCGGCCGCAAGGCCTTCGACCGCGACGGCCACAAGATCGGCACCGTCGACGAGGTCTATCTCGACGACGCGACCGGTACGCCCGAGTGGGCGGCCATACGCACCGGCATGTTCGGCAGGGACGCCTTCGTGCCCCTGGAGCCCAGCGAACTGGTCGAGGGCGCCCTGCGGATTCCCTTCGACCGCGCCCTGATCAAGGACGCCCCCGACTTCGGCGTCGGCCGCCACCTCTCCCCCGAGCAGGAACTCCAGCTCTACCACCACTACGGCCTCGACGTGACGCCCCCGTCTCCCCCACCGGACCGCGACTTCGGCCACCTGGCAGGCTCGGACGAGTCCTGA
- a CDS encoding FHA domain-containing protein has translation MPHGRVCFGQGESPVKLFAKWFGKSAKEGSDSATARHRASRHEDAEGQGDRPLFRDQLGGQGGDIPGGQGAPSVDPAQSGRIGFGEPSTSSAGGGFSPDPYASNAQAGQPRQEDPSMSALVCTRCGNRNAENSRFCSNCGAPLRAGAAAERPSETTSTISISGIESYDAEATGQTQMPMLSPEAQAAVDALPLGSALLVVRRGPNSGSRFLLDSDLTTAGRHPQSDIFLDDVTVSRRHVEFRRQPDGTFTVADVGSLNGTYVNRERIDSVSLSNGDEVQIGKYRLVFYASQRGI, from the coding sequence CTGCCCCACGGGCGGGTCTGTTTCGGTCAAGGGGAATCGCCCGTGAAGTTGTTTGCGAAGTGGTTTGGCAAGAGCGCGAAAGAGGGCAGCGACAGTGCTACTGCCCGGCATCGCGCATCGCGCCATGAAGATGCCGAAGGGCAGGGAGACCGCCCGCTGTTCCGAGATCAGCTCGGTGGCCAGGGTGGTGACATTCCCGGTGGTCAGGGCGCGCCGTCTGTTGACCCTGCCCAGTCCGGCCGCATAGGTTTCGGGGAACCGTCAACCTCAAGTGCGGGTGGAGGGTTCTCCCCCGATCCGTACGCGTCCAATGCCCAGGCAGGACAGCCGCGGCAGGAGGATCCGTCCATGTCGGCGCTGGTGTGCACGAGGTGCGGGAATCGCAACGCGGAGAACAGCCGGTTCTGCTCCAACTGCGGCGCGCCCCTGCGGGCCGGAGCGGCAGCCGAGCGCCCGTCGGAGACCACCTCGACGATCTCCATCTCGGGCATCGAATCCTATGACGCCGAGGCCACCGGCCAGACACAGATGCCGATGCTCTCTCCCGAGGCGCAGGCGGCCGTGGACGCGCTGCCGCTGGGCTCGGCGCTCCTGGTGGTGCGCCGTGGCCCCAACTCGGGCAGCCGCTTCCTGCTGGACAGCGACCTGACCACGGCGGGCCGGCACCCGCAGAGCGACATCTTCCTGGACGACGTGACCGTGTCGCGTCGCCATGTGGAGTTCCGTCGGCAGCCGGACGGCACCTTCACCGTGGCGGACGTCGGCAGCCTGAACGGCACGTATGTCAACCGGGAGCGGATCGACTCCGTCTCGCTGTCGAACGGCGACGAGGTGCAGATCGGCAAGTACCGGCTGGTCTTCTACGCGAGCCAGCGAGGAATCTGA
- a CDS encoding MerR family transcriptional regulator, with protein sequence MRSSGDGTAGGAPGRSPVESGPYPPPSSRLGPGRGYPQQGGVADHAPQQRPAPVSGDSGVTSEEIGYRGPTACAAAGITYRQLDYWARTGLVEPSVRPAYGSGTQRLYSFRDVVVLKIVKRFLDTGVSLQNIRTAVQHLRERGFRDLERMTLMSDGATVYECSSPDEVHALLQGGQGIFGIAVGVVWRDVESALSQLHGERVDTGETLVGHHPADELARRRNRAV encoded by the coding sequence GTGAGAAGCAGCGGCGACGGTACGGCTGGGGGCGCCCCCGGACGCAGTCCGGTGGAGAGCGGCCCGTACCCTCCCCCAAGCTCTCGGCTCGGCCCGGGCAGGGGGTATCCCCAGCAGGGCGGCGTGGCCGATCATGCTCCGCAGCAGCGGCCGGCACCGGTGTCGGGCGATAGCGGGGTGACCTCCGAGGAGATCGGCTACCGCGGTCCCACGGCCTGCGCCGCCGCGGGCATCACCTACCGGCAACTGGACTACTGGGCCCGGACGGGCCTCGTCGAGCCGAGTGTGCGGCCCGCCTACGGGTCGGGGACGCAGCGGCTGTACAGCTTCCGGGACGTCGTCGTCCTGAAGATCGTCAAGCGTTTTCTCGACACGGGTGTGTCACTGCAGAACATCCGTACCGCCGTCCAGCACCTGCGGGAGCGCGGATTCCGTGACCTCGAGCGCATGACGCTGATGAGCGACGGGGCGACGGTCTACGAGTGCTCCTCGCCCGACGAGGTCCATGCGCTGCTCCAGGGTGGGCAGGGCATCTTCGGGATCGCGGTCGGGGTGGTCTGGCGGGACGTGGAGAGCGCGCTTTCGCAGCTGCATGGGGAGCGGGTCGACACTGGCGAGACGCTCGTCGGGCACCATCCCGCCGACGAACTGGCCAGGCGCCGGAACCGCGCGGTCTGA
- a CDS encoding mannose-1-phosphate guanyltransferase — MKAVVMAGGEGTRLRPMTSSMPKPLLPVANRPIMEHVLRLLKRHGLNETVVTVQFLASLVKNYFGDGEELGMELTYANEEKPLGTAGSVKNAEEALKDDAFLVISGDALTDFDLTELINFHKEKGALVTVCLTRVPNPLEFGITIVDEEGKVERFLEKPTWGQVFSDTVNTGIYVMEPEVFDYVEADVPVDWSGDVFPQLMKEGKPIYGYIAEGYWEDVGTHESYVKAQADVLEGKVDVELDGFEISPGVWVAEGAEVHPDAVLRGPLYIGDYAKVEADVEIREHTVVGSNVVVKSGAFLHKAVLHDNVYIGQHSNLRGCVVGKNTDIMRAARIEDGAVIGDECLVGEESIVQGNVRVYPFKTIEAGAFVNTSVIWESRGQAHLFGARGVSGILNVEITPELAVRLAGAYATTLKKGSTVTTARDHSRGARALKRAVISALQASAIDVRDLENVPLPVARQQTARGSAGGIMIRTTPGVPDSVDIMFFDGRGADLSQASQRKLDRVFARQEYRRAFPGEIGDLHFPASVFDSYTGSLLRNVDTTGIAESGLKVVVDASNGSAGLVLPSLLGKLGVDSLTINPGLDESRPTETADARRSGLVRLGEIVASARAAFGVRFDPVGERLSLVDEKGRIVEDDRALLVMLDLVAAERRSGRVALPVTTTRIAEQVAAYHGTQVDWTTTSPDDLTRVGRDDSTIFGGDGRGGFIVPEFSSVFDGTAAFVRLIGLVARTQLTLSQIDARIPRAHVLKRDLATPWAVKGLVMRRVVEAAGDRFVDTTDGVRVVETDGRWVMVLPDPAEAATHLWAEGPDDASAQALLDEWSSVVDSAGR; from the coding sequence ATGAAGGCCGTCGTGATGGCCGGAGGCGAAGGCACACGCCTTCGTCCTATGACCTCGAGCATGCCCAAGCCGCTTCTTCCTGTGGCCAATCGCCCGATCATGGAGCATGTGCTGCGGCTGCTCAAGCGGCATGGACTCAACGAAACCGTCGTTACTGTTCAGTTCTTGGCGTCGCTCGTCAAGAACTACTTCGGCGACGGTGAAGAGCTCGGAATGGAGCTCACCTATGCCAACGAGGAGAAGCCACTCGGTACTGCCGGCAGCGTCAAGAACGCCGAAGAGGCGTTGAAGGACGATGCATTTCTTGTGATCTCCGGTGATGCTCTGACCGATTTCGATCTCACCGAGTTGATCAATTTCCACAAGGAAAAGGGTGCGCTCGTCACAGTTTGTCTGACGAGGGTACCCAATCCGCTGGAATTCGGCATTACGATCGTCGACGAAGAGGGCAAGGTCGAGCGCTTCCTGGAGAAGCCGACCTGGGGCCAGGTTTTCTCGGACACTGTGAATACGGGCATCTACGTGATGGAGCCCGAAGTCTTCGACTATGTCGAGGCTGATGTTCCCGTCGACTGGTCCGGCGATGTCTTCCCGCAGTTGATGAAGGAGGGCAAGCCGATCTACGGCTATATCGCCGAGGGATACTGGGAGGACGTCGGTACGCACGAGAGTTATGTGAAGGCACAGGCCGATGTCCTGGAGGGCAAGGTCGATGTCGAGCTCGACGGCTTCGAGATCTCGCCCGGCGTGTGGGTGGCGGAGGGCGCCGAGGTGCATCCCGATGCAGTGCTGCGGGGGCCGCTCTACATCGGGGACTACGCGAAGGTCGAGGCCGACGTCGAAATCCGTGAGCACACCGTCGTCGGCTCGAACGTCGTGGTGAAGAGCGGAGCCTTTCTACACAAGGCCGTTCTGCACGACAACGTGTACATCGGTCAGCACAGCAATCTGCGCGGCTGTGTCGTCGGAAAGAACACCGACATCATGCGTGCCGCGCGTATCGAGGACGGCGCCGTCATCGGTGACGAGTGCCTCGTCGGCGAAGAATCGATCGTGCAGGGGAACGTACGCGTCTACCCGTTCAAGACCATCGAGGCCGGCGCCTTCGTCAATACGTCGGTCATTTGGGAGTCCCGCGGTCAGGCACATCTCTTCGGTGCCCGCGGGGTCTCCGGGATTCTCAACGTGGAGATCACTCCGGAACTCGCTGTGCGACTCGCGGGGGCCTACGCGACGACGCTCAAGAAGGGCTCCACGGTCACCACGGCCCGCGACCACTCCAGGGGTGCTCGTGCGCTGAAGCGGGCGGTCATTTCGGCACTGCAGGCCAGCGCCATCGACGTACGGGACCTGGAGAACGTGCCGCTGCCGGTGGCGCGGCAGCAGACCGCTCGGGGCAGTGCCGGCGGGATCATGATCCGGACGACGCCTGGGGTTCCGGACTCGGTCGACATCATGTTCTTCGACGGGCGTGGGGCAGATCTGTCGCAGGCGAGTCAGCGCAAGCTGGACCGGGTTTTCGCGCGGCAGGAGTATCGGCGTGCGTTCCCGGGCGAGATCGGGGACTTGCACTTCCCGGCCAGCGTCTTCGACTCGTACACAGGATCCCTGCTCCGGAATGTCGACACCACTGGGATTGCCGAATCCGGGCTGAAGGTGGTCGTGGATGCCTCGAACGGGAGCGCCGGACTGGTTCTGCCCAGCCTGTTGGGCAAGCTCGGTGTGGACTCGTTGACCATCAATCCAGGTCTTGACGAGTCGAGGCCGACGGAGACGGCAGATGCGCGCAGGTCGGGGCTGGTGCGGCTCGGGGAGATCGTGGCCTCGGCGCGGGCCGCGTTCGGGGTGCGGTTCGACCCGGTCGGTGAGCGGCTCTCGCTCGTTGACGAGAAGGGGCGGATCGTCGAGGACGACCGTGCGTTGCTGGTGATGCTCGACCTGGTTGCGGCCGAGCGGCGCAGTGGGCGGGTGGCGCTGCCGGTGACCACCACGAGGATTGCCGAGCAGGTGGCCGCGTACCACGGAACGCAGGTCGACTGGACGACCACGTCGCCGGACGATCTGACACGGGTCGGACGCGACGACTCGACGATCTTCGGGGGTGATGGGCGCGGCGGGTTCATCGTTCCGGAGTTCAGCAGCGTCTTCGACGGTACGGCGGCCTTCGTACGGCTCATCGGTCTGGTGGCGCGCACGCAGCTCACCCTGAGCCAGATCGACGCGCGGATTCCGCGGGCGCATGTACTCAAGCGCGATCTGGCGACTCCCTGGGCCGTCAAGGGCCTGGTGATGCGCCGGGTCGTGGAGGCCGCCGGGGATCGCTTTGTCGACACAACTGACGGCGTACGGGTCGTGGAGACCGACGGGCGTTGGGTGATGGTGCTGCCCGACCCCGCGGAAGCAGCCACGCATCTGTGGGCCGAGGGACCCGACGACGCGTCCGCCCAGGCCTTGCTCGACGAGTGGTCATCCGTGGTGGACAGCGCCGGGCGCTGA
- a CDS encoding DUF881 domain-containing protein, producing MPQHTPVRSTPTRPPRPDASMSLLTNVMDHSLDEGYAEAAARKKAENAGGMPKTLRAKVGLAVGLVLAALVVTVGAAQARIEAPVVAKEREELIDRIDDENAVADKLEDDVDELRDDVSARQREALKKHGGERGELVGILSGAVEVHGPGVKLVVDDAQAADQSGDGDARETSGFSDTGRVKDRDLQQVVNGLWASGAEAVSINGQRLTALSAIRAAGDAILVDNKPLVPPYTVLAVGDGKGLSSAFESSADGLYLEALHENYGIRTALSVEDDVRLPAAPSVIVRTAEPSTEKGTS from the coding sequence ATGCCGCAGCACACCCCCGTTCGGAGCACCCCCACGCGCCCTCCGCGGCCGGACGCCTCCATGTCGCTCCTCACCAACGTCATGGACCACAGCCTGGACGAGGGGTATGCGGAGGCGGCAGCCCGCAAGAAGGCCGAGAACGCCGGCGGCATGCCGAAGACCCTGCGAGCCAAGGTCGGGCTCGCGGTCGGACTGGTATTGGCGGCCCTGGTGGTCACCGTGGGGGCAGCACAGGCGCGGATCGAGGCTCCGGTCGTCGCGAAGGAGCGCGAGGAACTCATCGACCGCATCGACGATGAGAACGCGGTGGCCGACAAGCTCGAGGACGATGTCGACGAATTGCGTGACGACGTGAGCGCTCGGCAGCGTGAGGCGCTGAAGAAACACGGCGGTGAACGGGGCGAGCTGGTCGGCATCCTGTCGGGAGCGGTCGAAGTGCACGGTCCCGGCGTCAAGCTGGTCGTGGACGACGCGCAGGCGGCCGATCAGAGCGGTGACGGAGACGCGCGTGAGACATCGGGCTTCTCCGACACAGGGCGCGTAAAGGATCGCGATCTGCAGCAGGTCGTCAACGGGCTGTGGGCATCGGGCGCCGAAGCCGTCTCGATCAACGGGCAGCGGCTGACGGCGCTGTCCGCGATCAGGGCGGCGGGCGACGCGATACTCGTCGACAACAAGCCGCTGGTGCCGCCGTACACGGTGCTTGCGGTGGGCGACGGCAAGGGGCTGAGCAGCGCATTCGAGAGCAGTGCCGACGGGCTGTATCTGGAGGCGCTGCACGAGAACTACGGGATCCGGACCGCCCTTTCCGTAGAGGACGACGTCCGGCTGCCCGCCGCGCCGAGCGTGATCGTACGAACAGCAGAACCGAGCACAGAGAAGGGCACATCGTGA
- a CDS encoding DNA polymerase IV, whose amino-acid sequence MRTAPTILHLDMDAFFASAEQAAKPSLRGKAVIVGGLGPRGVVATCSYEARVFGVHSAMPMAQARRLAPNAAYLVPRFGFYREISEQVMGLLRELSPLVEPLSLDEAFVDLEAGGAAWDEASARLAGAKLRGDIRAVTGLTGSVGLAASKMLAKIASEQAKPDGLVVIEPGTERELLAPMSVRILPGVGPATGDHLRRAGITTVGEIAEAGEDEVVRLLGKAHGTALYAMALAHDERAVVAERDTKSVSVEDTYDVDIHDRVRVRMEVQRLADRCVRRLRGAHLSGRTIVLKVRRYDFSTLTRSETLRGPTDDPSVVREAAARLLESVDTTGGVRLLGVGVSGLADYTQEDLFAQVQAQEEARAHEGEPEHPAEDETQESAEEREAPAVRRWAAGHDVRHAEFGHGWVQGSGIGRVTVRFETPDSEPGRVRTFRVDDPELEPAEPLPLVRRRPKEASSAD is encoded by the coding sequence GTGAGAACCGCGCCCACGATCCTGCATCTCGACATGGATGCCTTCTTCGCCTCGGCGGAGCAGGCGGCCAAGCCGAGCCTGCGCGGGAAAGCGGTCATCGTGGGTGGGCTCGGGCCGCGCGGTGTGGTCGCGACCTGCTCGTACGAGGCCCGGGTCTTCGGAGTCCATTCCGCGATGCCCATGGCGCAGGCGCGACGGCTGGCGCCGAACGCCGCGTATCTGGTGCCCCGTTTCGGGTTCTACCGGGAGATCAGTGAGCAGGTGATGGGGTTGCTGCGGGAGCTGTCGCCGCTGGTGGAGCCGCTGAGTCTGGACGAGGCGTTCGTCGATCTGGAGGCAGGGGGAGCGGCCTGGGACGAGGCTTCGGCGCGGCTGGCGGGGGCGAAGCTGCGCGGGGACATCCGGGCCGTCACCGGGCTGACCGGGTCGGTGGGGCTCGCCGCGTCCAAGATGCTGGCGAAGATCGCCTCCGAGCAGGCCAAGCCGGACGGTCTGGTGGTGATCGAGCCGGGGACGGAGCGCGAACTGCTCGCTCCCATGTCGGTGCGCATACTGCCCGGGGTGGGACCGGCCACCGGGGACCATCTGCGGCGGGCCGGGATCACGACCGTCGGGGAGATCGCCGAGGCGGGTGAGGACGAGGTCGTACGGCTGCTCGGGAAGGCCCACGGGACCGCGCTGTACGCCATGGCGCTGGCGCACGACGAACGGGCCGTGGTGGCCGAGCGGGACACCAAGTCCGTGTCTGTCGAGGACACGTACGACGTGGACATCCATGACCGGGTGCGGGTGCGGATGGAGGTGCAGCGGCTCGCCGACCGGTGTGTGCGGCGGCTGCGCGGCGCGCATCTGTCGGGGCGGACCATCGTGCTCAAGGTGCGGCGGTACGACTTCTCGACGCTGACCCGTTCCGAGACGCTGAGGGGGCCCACGGACGACCCCTCGGTGGTGCGGGAGGCGGCCGCGCGGTTGCTGGAGTCCGTGGACACCACCGGAGGCGTACGGCTGCTGGGAGTCGGGGTCTCAGGGCTCGCCGATTACACGCAGGAGGATCTCTTCGCGCAGGTTCAGGCACAGGAGGAGGCACGGGCACACGAGGGGGAGCCGGAGCATCCGGCGGAGGACGAGACGCAGGAATCGGCCGAGGAGCGGGAGGCGCCCGCCGTGCGGCGGTGGGCCGCGGGGCATGACGTACGGCATGCGGAGTTCGGGCACGGGTGGGTGCAGGGCAGTGGCATCGGGCGGGTCACGGTGCGGTTCGAGACGCCCGACTCCGAGCCCGGGCGCGTACGCACCTTCCGGGTCGATGATCCGGAGCTGGAGCCTGCGGAACCGCTACCGCTGGTGCGACGAAGACCCAAGGAGGCCTCGTCAGCGGACTGA
- the ftsR gene encoding transcriptional regulator FtsR translates to MLRTPSGGAGNGAAACGLMSIGAVLNVLREEFPEVTISKIRFLESEGLIEPQRTPSGYRKFGPEDVERLGHVLRMQRDHYLPLKVIREHLDAMERGEAVQLPSLGRQRDGEPADDDESEGPTAARIGRAELLAAAEIGEEELDEWESYGLITPLPDGGYDAEAVTVAGLVVELGRFGIEPRHLRAVKAAADREAGLVDQVVAPLRLHRNPQTRAHAEARTKELAGLAVKLHAALVQSALGVRLP, encoded by the coding sequence ATGCTTCGAACACCGAGCGGCGGTGCCGGGAACGGCGCCGCCGCCTGTGGGCTTATGAGTATCGGCGCGGTGCTGAACGTGCTGCGCGAGGAGTTCCCCGAAGTCACCATCTCCAAGATCCGCTTTCTGGAGTCGGAAGGGCTCATCGAGCCGCAGCGGACCCCGTCGGGGTACCGGAAGTTCGGCCCGGAAGACGTCGAGCGCCTGGGCCACGTACTGAGGATGCAGCGGGACCACTATCTGCCCCTGAAGGTGATCCGCGAGCATCTGGACGCCATGGAGCGCGGTGAGGCAGTGCAGCTGCCGTCCCTGGGGCGGCAGCGTGACGGCGAGCCTGCCGACGACGACGAGTCGGAGGGGCCGACTGCGGCGCGGATTGGGCGGGCCGAGCTGTTGGCCGCCGCCGAGATCGGTGAGGAGGAGCTCGACGAGTGGGAGTCGTACGGCCTCATCACGCCGCTGCCGGACGGCGGTTACGACGCCGAGGCGGTGACCGTGGCCGGCCTTGTCGTGGAACTTGGGCGCTTCGGGATCGAGCCGCGGCATCTGCGCGCCGTGAAGGCCGCCGCCGACCGTGAGGCCGGACTCGTCGACCAGGTCGTCGCCCCTCTGCGTCTGCACCGCAATCCGCAGACCAGGGCACACGCGGAGGCACGCACCAAGGAGCTGGCGGGACTCGCGGTGAAGCTGCACGCAGCGCTGGTGCAGTCCGCGCTCGGCGTACGGCTGCCTTGA
- a CDS encoding CDP-alcohol phosphatidyltransferase family protein, producing the protein MEVQETRVQTDRVLTIPNILSMARLVGVPVFLWLILRPEFGGPKSDGWALLVLMLSGISDYLDGKLARRWNQISSLGRLLDPAADRLYILSTLVGLTWREILPLWLTAVLLARELVLLVMVGILRRHGYPPPQVNFLGKAATFNLMYAFPLLLLSDGSGWIASLAAIFGWAFAGWGTTLYWWAGILYVVQVRRLVRADAMAD; encoded by the coding sequence GTGGAGGTCCAGGAGACCCGCGTCCAGACAGATCGGGTCCTCACCATCCCGAACATCCTCAGCATGGCGCGCCTTGTAGGCGTGCCCGTCTTCCTGTGGTTGATCCTCCGGCCTGAGTTCGGCGGGCCCAAGAGCGACGGGTGGGCGCTGCTGGTGCTCATGCTGAGCGGGATCAGCGATTATTTGGATGGCAAGCTCGCCCGGCGCTGGAACCAGATCAGCAGTCTCGGCCGGCTGCTCGATCCCGCGGCCGACCGGCTCTACATTCTGTCGACTTTGGTCGGTCTCACCTGGCGCGAGATTCTGCCACTCTGGTTGACGGCCGTCCTGTTGGCGCGAGAGCTGGTTCTGCTGGTGATGGTGGGCATCCTCAGGCGTCACGGCTATCCGCCGCCGCAGGTGAACTTCCTTGGGAAGGCAGCTACGTTCAACTTGATGTATGCCTTCCCGTTGCTGTTGCTCAGTGACGGAAGTGGATGGATCGCGTCACTCGCTGCTATTTTCGGATGGGCGTTCGCAGGATGGGGTACAACGCTCTACTGGTGGGCAGGGATCCTCTACGTGGTTCAGGTCCGCCGCCTTGTCCGCGCGGACGCCATGGCCGATTGA
- a CDS encoding bifunctional nuclease family protein, producing MNELDVVGVRVEMPSNQPIVLLREVGGDRYLPIWIGPGEATAIAFAQQGMAPARPLTHDLFKDVLEAVGQELTEVRITDLRDGVFYAELVFASGVEVSARPSDAIALALRTGTPIYGSDGVLDDAGIAIPDEQEDEVEKFREFLDQISPEDFGTNSQ from the coding sequence GTGAACGAGCTCGACGTCGTAGGTGTCCGGGTCGAAATGCCCTCCAACCAACCGATCGTGCTCCTGCGTGAAGTGGGAGGCGACCGTTACCTCCCCATCTGGATCGGGCCGGGGGAGGCGACGGCGATCGCCTTCGCACAGCAGGGCATGGCTCCCGCGCGACCGCTGACCCACGACCTGTTCAAGGACGTGCTGGAGGCCGTCGGCCAGGAGCTCACCGAGGTACGCATCACGGACCTGCGGGACGGTGTGTTCTACGCGGAGCTGGTGTTCGCCAGCGGGGTCGAGGTCAGCGCCCGGCCGTCCGACGCCATAGCGCTGGCGCTGCGCACCGGAACGCCGATCTACGGCAGCGACGGGGTGCTGGACGACGCGGGGATCGCGATTCCGGACGAGCAGGAGGACGAGGTGGAGAAGTTCCGCGAGTTCCTCGACCAGATCTCGCCCGAGGACTTCGGAACCAACAGCCAGTGA